AATTACATTGTTAAATAGCTCATAGTAATAAGCCGCCTGAAAGGTTTCAGGTATACTGCCAGTTTATCATGGCTTAaggctgtgtccaggcactaaGGAAAATACCTTATAAGTGGGTGTACTGCCTAAATCCCACAACCTATCATGCATTAATCCTTTAATATACAAACTCTCATTTGCAAAGCAGTTAACCCAAATTATTTGAAGTATAACTGATGTAGCCTTTGCAAGagctacattttaaacaatgccTCAAAACCAAGAAAATATGCCAAACGActcagtaaaatacatttattgacaGTAAAAGTTCAGTCGACTTCATTGTTTCCTTTTAATTTTTacacaaaaatatcaaaatacttTACAGGGCATTAAATCTTAATATCTACTGATTCCTTTCTGATTAATTCTCTctgtacaatgacaacaaagCTTATCCTTTTTTTTATGCAGTGGTcattcaaaatgcaatttttatatatttttttaaaaacaatgcatttaaaaatgatgCATAGTCTAACTTGGTATTTAGCTACTGATTTGAGAGACTTCACTGCATTTCATGCATTTTATGTCCCATGAAGTTAGTTCCATTTTCATCAAACTTCATTGAGAAAGAGGTGCTTAAATATGCTGCAATACATAAAAGatacacaaaacatacattacataatAAAAGAGATCATCCTGGTTATCTAAACATCAAAGTTTAGAAAACCAATGTGtctgtacacaaacacatttaaatatacaaGTTGTacttatatataaaaaaaaggtaTAAAATTaaagattaacattttattggGCCAAACTGCCCCAGTGCAACATGGGAAAGATATCCCCTTAAGATTCCTCTGCGGCACTCTTTCAGTCAAAACAATCTCTTGGACGTGTCATTTCTTATATTTCTACCTTAATCGTACAACAACTCATAAGGACATACTTGGTCAACTGCAGACCTCCTTTGGAAGTCAAGATAGACTAATAGGCTCATGGATTATCAACGTTATCATGTCCTATAGCTGTGTCACTACAGTATGTTACCAACTAGCAACACTGAAAGTCCCTCACTGACAACTATCTACAAAAACAGAACAGTTCTAATACTTACCGATATCACATGTACGGGAGGTCTATATAGATGTTGCAAACAGAGAACCAAAACACActtggaaataatttttttaccaaAGCTAAAAgaggaaataataaaataaaaggtaaCACAACAAATAGCCTAAATTCAGCCAAACAGTGAGTTTAAAAAACCATGGGAGAACGGCCTATGTAAGTCAAGGAGCTTGACCCCACCAGAGAAGGACCTGTTATGTGCCACACAAGAAAAAAGATGAGCagcatacagtaaaaaaaagtaacaaaaaacatccagagTTGCCTATGTGTTCTGCATGGTAACCTGTATAACGATATCATAATCTCAGTCGTAAGGCATACATAATTCTGTCATTAGAATAATGTAACTGATGTCACAGGACGtcatatataaaaacaataataataataataataataatgacaataacAGCTGTTGACAACTGACTtaacattaacctgatgaagcaCTAATGAGCTGAGTCATGGTTGTTTTAGGAACGTAGTCACAAATGCTGTGAATGACTTCTGGGTTGTTACTGTGACAACATTATGTAGATCTTATGACAAAATAGTTACACCATCTATTATGGTCTATTCTTCTAAATACCAGAACATTGAACAGCATCTTAAGACAAATACAGATTACTCATCAGAGACTTATCAAAAGACGTTCACTTTACTATTGTTGACATTATAACTGCCTATCAAAGGTATAAATGTTAAGATTTAAAAGAGTGCTTTAACCTAAATCTGGAACAACATTTAATGTACCCAGTACAAAAACAAGACTAAAAAACTAAGAAAAGAAGATAACCTGCCTTGGGGCTAATTAGCTTGTGGTTCTTCCTCAGTTACTAGAATAATTATTAAGGCATTGACGACTATACAGTATTGCTAAAAGAACAACTCGTTTCCAGgtattaaaacaacaatatgTACAACCGAAACAAATATGAAACACTAACACTTCAGCATATAGTGCAAAATATTCATACTAAATCCGTCACTAACAGGTCTGTTACAAGTAGTCTAGTAATAGAAAGTACCAAATGTTGTTGGCTAATTTGCTTTGCACATGGGTTGAGGAAAAAATATGAGTTtgtaacatattaaatgtttacaattttcaaatgtttggttttgtttgattAATCTCGGCATCAGCacgaataataaaaataataaattctcTATAATTTCTGTGGTGGACTGTGGCATAGCTGGCACTCTACACTTTCAACACCAGTCCCCAGATAACTTGGTGCCAGCCCGTAGCCATGGTAATAATAcaacaggaaaataatattgtagTTGAACAAAACATGGGAGGGGAGAAAGCGAAAGGAAGACAGACCTTGAGGAAGACAGTTGAGGTTTAGAGAGAGGGCAAATAACTGATCCTCAATAAGTACATTTGGAGGGATCCATAATTTCCATGAGGGCCTCATCGCTTCAATGGGGGATCAGAGTGAAGGGATCTGTGGTGGTCTAAGGACATTTTGACCCAAAACACTCACACTTATTTCCAGGTCAACAGTTAGTCCTACCCACAGGCATTCCGGGAAGGTCTCTGGGCGTTGTAGTTTAAAGTGATGTGGTGATTGCCTTCTGAGTGACTGCGTGGAAAACGTATCGACGGGAAGTGCCTCAGGAGTAGCGGTTGATTTAGCATTTCCAAGTCCTATGCTGGACCATATAAAACCCGGACCAGTCTCTGCTACAACAGGGAATGCCATTGGTCTATTTAACAAATTAGTGCAATTCAATTAGAGACCACTGTATTCATGTTCTCTGAAAGCtgcctatacacacacacacacgcgcatgcatgagcgcacacgcacacacacatacatgcgcacacacaatcAACCCACACCTATAAGAAACAATCATTCAAATAGAAGAAAAtcaaagcatgaaataaaaacataaccgAGGAAGTCTGTGCCATTATACATtcaaaaaagggaaaaagacAAACGGTAGAAGAGTTTCAGAGTCTTTCAGATGAGGATAAAAGGTGACCTTAGTTTTTGATGGAACAGCTCAATGACCTTTCTTTCCCCGTGCTATAGCTGCTGTCATGGCCGCGCCAGTTACAGACGTGAAGTAGCCAGGTTAGCTATTCTTGTCACTGCCCTTCTCTCCCATCCCCTGAAAAAATGAAACTGAGTTTAGATGGGCAACGAATTTAGTAGattactaaaataaattaacagtAATCACTTtgtgacgactgcgccctctgctgcctcttctCCCCCTGGAGCGGGCAGGCctcagcggtcgacgtcaccggccttctgacagcACCGcccatcagttcatctcacctgaTTGTCTCGTTTAGCGCACACCTGGTCCTCATTTCCTTGATTCCCCCCAGTATACATGTTACCCTCTGCTCCCCtagtctttgtgtgttattgtctcgtgTTTCGAGCCACGTAGGACTGGACTTCTTGTTTATTCTTCATTAAACCCACCTGAGATTGCCTCCGCTGTTTCTGCTGCACCTTCTCTCAGTCCTGACACATTTCATAATCACAATTCTTGgttgttttttaattatattgccCATTTTCCTCTATGCCCTATGGTAAATGTATAGAATTGTAGCAAACCTTTAAAACAGCAATATTTGTGTGGCATTTTTCAGTAAATAACCTGTAAAACTAAAACGGAGcagaaatataacaaaaaaagttgggacgctgtatacaatgtaaagaaaaccagaatgcaatgatgtgtaaatcatttaaaccctatattcaatagaatatagtacaaagacaacctatcaaatgttgaaactgagaaatgttattgtttcttgaaacatatatgcctactttgaatttgatgccagcaacacgattcaaaaaagttgggacagaggcaacaaatgACTGGAAAAGTTGAAAACCTGTTGGAACATCTCACACCTAATCAGGTCaattgacaacaggtcagtaacatgattgggtataaaaagagcatcccagagaggatgagtctttcagaagtaaagatggggaggggttcaccactctgtgaaagactgtgcaggcaaatagtgcaacaattgaagaataatgtttcttaatgtaaaattgATAAGAGTTTGTGGaactcatcatctacagtacatgatatcattaaaagattcagagaatccggaggaATCTTTGTATGCaaaggacaaggccaaaaaaacaaaattggattgctgtgatctttgggccctcaggcggcactgcatttaaaacagacacgattctgtagtggacatcactgcatgggctcaggaacacttctgaaaaccactgtctatGAACactacgttgctgcatccacaaatgcaagttaaaactctactatgcaaagaaaccatatataaacaagatccagataTGCCGCCGCCTTCTATGGGCCTGAGCTTATGTAAGATgaactgaggtgaagtggaaaactgtcctgtggtctgacattTTATCagtgttatcagcgcacagccCAAAAGctagcatctgtgatggtatgggggtgcactagtccacatggcatgggtgacttgcacacctgtgaaggcaccattaatgctaaacaatatatacaggttttggagcaatatatgctgtcatccagacTACTTCTTTTTTTAGGGAGGGatttgcttatttcagctagacaatgccaaaccacatacTGCACGTATATCAACAGCATGGCCCTGTAGAAAAAAGTCTAGTTCCtcaactggcctgcctgcagtccataACTGTTACCCACTGAAAATATTGGGTgcattttgaaacaaaatatacaacaaaggagactctgaaatgttgagcagctgaaatcctatatcaatcaagaatgggaaaacatttagcTTTCAGAACTACTgtagttggtctcctcagttcccgaATGCTTAttgagtattgttaaaagaagaggtgatgcaacactgtgGTTAACATacccctgtcccaaattttttgaaacgtgtcgctggtatcaaattcaaaatgggcatgtgtttttctaaaaacaacagaatttgtactattttccattaaatatagggatgaaattatttgcacatcactgcattctgttttcctttgcatttttacgcagcgtcccaactattttggaaaccgGGTTGCATATATGCACGCAATATATTGGTTAGATGTGTGATTCAACCACAGGCAAGGTTTTGTCGGAATGGATGGTGGCGTAGCCAAGGTGGTTGGCTGTTGGCCTGTGACCAACCCCCGTTTTACAGATGTGCCTGATCCAGCACTTATATATGCAATAACGCTATTCAAATGAGGATTTCTTAATAACACCATAAATAGACTCCCCTTATCCTCACTCACCCCAGGCTTGTGAAGGGCATTCTCCTGCAGGCCGAAAAGGGCGTTTCCCTGACTGCTCTGCAGGGGTGAGGCCCCCAGGTTGGGGGACTGGGCGGTGGGGGTGAGGCGCTGcagctccctctgtctctgctgcTGGAGCATCTGGTAGACCACCGCCTGCTGTTCCTGTGACACCCACAGGGGCGATGAGTGCTTTGAGACCAAAACACGCCAGGCCACGGTACTACTTAGCAAATAATTACACCTCGTAACGAAATTGGGTGTGGTTCTGTCTGTCTACCCCGGTCCAGCAACCGCTTTGTTTCTCCCTATTCCCTCCcctcaaacatttaaataatgtccAATTGTACCTACAAACCTGCCACTTGAAAATCCTGATGTGTGCCATTCGCACTGTGCCTCCGGCCAGGAAGACATTTGGTTCAGCACGTATGTGGACAATGCTAACTCAACTACAACCTGAGCAGTCAAGGctcaaacctagactgtggtggCGCGCTTTCACCACAGACATCCGACAGTAACGCATTTACACTGATTGGCCTGACTCTGGCACCAATACAAAATTAATATTGCGATTTTGCAAGACACATTCACCTCATTGGACCCGAGGCATGAAATTGGTGTACAGGTCTACTCTCAATGAATCTGGTGTACATGTCTACTCTCAATGAATCTGGTGTACAGGTCTAATGTCAATTAATCTGGTGCACAGGTCTACTCTCAATTAATCTGGTGTACAGGTCTAATCTCAATTAATCTGGTGCACAGGTCTACTCTCAGTTAATCTGGTGCACAGGTCTCAATGAAACTGGAAACAGGAAACCAGCATTTAGAATATTCCGCTGACTCCTAAGCCTTCGTGGCAACGGGTTTGCATGGACAGACGGGGACATTACCGGTGTAAAGTGCTGCGAGGCAAGGAACTGTtgcagctgctgctgctgcttctgctgctcagacaggagagaggaccTGAAACACAACCAAGGCACGTAACTCCTCCGGTAAAAACCTCACCCGCCAAACCAACCGCCCCAGCTACGGGAAACAGTCAGCGTGGCCGGCCACCAGAACCAACCAACGGCGCTGACAGACATCGACAGTGTCTCGCTGACCTAGAAAGCGATCGTTCGCTGCCTTAATGGCAGTGTCCTGATAGCGGCGGCTGTCGCAAAAACGACAAAGTAACAGGTCATTAATGCGACGCCGTTAAAAAAGGGAATATGAGTACTCACGGGCTCATGCTCTTGGGGAGCTGCAGGCCTTGCGTCAAGGCCTGGCTAAGAGGGGGAGGCTGGGGCCGCAGGGCGGGCagggggggctggggggcgTTCTGGCCAGGCAACTGGATCACCCCGTTCAGGCTGCCAAGCGAGCCGTTCATATTCAGCTGGGGACTTCCTGCCAGGGACGCCATGAGCCCGCCCACCACGGAGCTGCCAGTCTGACCCCCCAGGCTGTCGGTCAAACCCCGCCCACCCAGGCCGTTCAGTAGGGGTTGGTTGAAGGAGCCGGGGCTCTGCTGAGGCGGCGGGGTGCTctggaaggagagggaggagctaCTGCGGGAGGGACTACCAGAGTGGAGCTCCTAAAGTCGGAAGATTAAAAACACGGGCTAAAACTAATAGGACGGCTGTGGGTTCACTTAAAGGGGAACTCTGTAAGTGTCACTTCTCCATATTTCAGATATTACTGTTCCCTCATTGTACAAACAAGGGAAGGCAGTACTCCCGATTGAAAATGAAACTTACAACGCACCTTTAAATGCTACAGTGTAGGTTACTGTATGGTCAGTGCAAAATGTCTTCTTACACAGCGGGTGCAGTTGTACTGATGGGCCGCGAGGTAAAGGAAAGGACAGGTACAAAGGGGTTCTCACCTCAGATGAGGTGATGAAGGAGGTATCATTCAGGAAGCAGCTTTTGGACAGGGGACTCTTGTTGCTGCTGAGGGGGTCTATGGGAACCAGAGGCACACAGGGATACAGATACAGGGACAGGGAATCCATCAACACAACTTTTTCGATTTCTAGATTATTCTATACTATATTGAGTTCATTTAAGGAGATGGGTTTAGAGGTAGGGGTGATAATCAAGGCTCAACCGCACGTTTTCTTCACAAACTAGCAAACGAACAAGGGACGGGGTAAGAAACCACAGAACGGAGCGTTGAAGGGCAGGAGGTTTCTGACCGTGTGCCGAGGACAGGAAACTGTTGTGGGTGGTGGCGGGGGCAAAGCCCTGGGCGGATCGGTGGGTCTGCGGGGGGAACGGCACGGCCAGCTCCACGTTGAGGAGCTGCAGACGCTCCTTCTTGGCCGTCAGGCTGAGGATCTGGTCCTGGAGACGCTGGTTCTCCTGCTGCAGCGAGTGGAGCGACTGAAGCATCTCCACAACtggaagagagaagggaggagacgGGGAGGAGCGAAAAGGGAGACGAAAGAATATTGTGATAAGCAGGGAAGGAAATGAGAAAGAAGAGGAATGTTCACAGTGTGCGCCGCTTTAACTAACGCTGTCAGACACACGTCAAAGAGGATTACAGGAATCTCAAAGACATTAGGTCTGCGCACTTCTCACTCAAGATAACACGCTGCACCTTCAAAGCCTACACAAATAGAAATTGGAACCGGGGCGTGTATGACAGAACAACAGTGGATTCTGTTCCACTTTAACAACAGGTTTGAATTAAGCCACTGACTGTTGGCTCCCATCTCTCCGTTGCTGTGCTTCTCCAGGAGGAGCTCTATGTGCGAGCTGGACAGAGGGACGTTCTCTGGGCGGCCGCCAACCCCGGGTCCCACGCCTTCCCTCTGGTCAAACAGCAGGGGCAGACTACTCATGGGAGacctgggggagggaggggagagtggTTGAAGAATCATTCAAGGGACTATAAGTTATGGGCGGGAAAGTTGCTTTGGAGTGCAGTGCCATTTTGCAAGGTTTTTTTCTTGCACGTTGAGAGCCAAGGTTCACAGGGCAACTTACTGCGAAGAGAGACTTTCCCGCGGTGAGTTGCCCTGACATGGGAAGCGACAGTCGTCCATGTTGGACTctgagaagggagagagatgttAGTGCAGGTAGATTTTTGCCATGCAACTCCCAGGTCTCTAGCTGGTTGAATAAGCGTGTTACCTGGCAGTGTCTGGGTGTGGTTCAGTAGCGCAGAAGCATTGGAGAGGCCAAAGGGATGAGAGGAGCTCAGACCAAAGGAAGAGCTGGAACATGGGTGCAactacaaacacatacacacagaccaaAAAAAACGATTTTCCTGTTCATTGACTTGTGTTCCACACTTTGAGGTGTAAATAGCATTTCTTCAGAAGGTTATGATAACCCGTTTTGTGTGAAATTCAAGAAATTCCAAGAGGGGGACAAGCCAACCGGGACTGTATATGTAAATCAGATAAAGCATGTCAAGCCCCAGAGGATGTATAGGTTAATAAATGATAGAAAATGTACtttgaaattactgaaataaatggaacacaaaaaaatacagaaagattACATGGGGGGGTTTATGTTTTCAGTTACCTGACAACCAAAGACACGTGGCATTCTAATTTAGTGGTAACTTACAGCATATCATGTACTCTAGTACAAATTGGACAAAGGTAGGGCACTATTTAAGGAAAAGGGTGCCATGATGGGCAACTATGAAGCTTATTTGAGTACCTGCATGTTGGGGGCAGAGTTGACTGCTTGAAGTGACAGTGTGGAGACATGCGATGGCAGGAGGGCTGAAGAGAGAGCAGTGCTACTGATGCCCCCGCCCAAAGACAACGGGCTGCTACAGATGCCCCCGCCCAAAGACAACGGGCTGTTACTGATGCCCCCGCCCAAAGACAAAGGGCTGCTACAGATGCCCCCGCCCAAAGAGAGATGCTCCTTCTGACTAGTATAGATTCCTGAAGAAAAAAGCAGTTACAAATGTTActcatttttaaaacacacatatacatacacatatacatacacacatatacatacacacactgacgaCCAGACACCACAAAGAGATCCTATCTTCTGGGAACACGGCGTAAGCAGGAAGTCACTGACGCACATGATCTCACTGTTGACACTAAACACAAAACCACAATCTACCAAATATCTCAAACTACATAAGGCCAGATTTAGTTCATGCTGTATGTGCAAAAACGCGCTACCATAAAGCTGGCCTCTGTTGTTAAAATTCTGTATCTTGCTGCCTGAATATATAGTATTTAAATTCAGACACTTCTATACATGTGTGTATATCCATCCCCCACATTTCCATAATGCATAGAAATGCTGTGTATTGTCACATGCAAGTTCTCACTTGCAGTCACACACAGGAAACCTGAGGGCTACCGCACACTGGAGCACGCCCACTCAGCCAGATCTGGCGAGACTTACCGGAGCCGAGCGCGGTGTTACCGCGGCCTGTGGAGAAGCTGACGCTACAGgacgtggaggaggaggggaaggaggacgaggagagggaggaggtgggcaGGGTGGAGGAGTGCGCCGTGTGCGGGAGGCTGGGGGAGCCGGGGAAGTGCGAGGAGGAGGATGTcagggggtgagggggggtcGTGTGGTGATAGTGGTGGTGGtgctcctcatccctcctctccgtCCTGTCCCGGTTCTTGCTCCCCCGTGGGCGACCCGGTCCGTGGCGGCTCTTCTTGTTGCCGCGGTGCCTCCTCTCCCTGTGGGGCAGCGGGGGCGGGGGCGTGGCCCGGCTCTCATCTAGGTCCGCCTCCTCCAATATAGGGGGTGTGGTTAGGTGCGGGGGCTTGGACAGGGCCTTGGAAGGCTTGTGGTCCCCCGAGGAAGAGGAGATTTTGCGCAGCTTGGTGCTGGAGCCGCCAAGCCCTCCCGAAGATGAAGTGATGCGCATGATAGACCCAAAGGTGGAGATGGTGACTTTGGTCTCGAAGGAGCTGGCCTCGCCCTCTGACCTCTCATGACCCTTCGACGACCCTCCGTGGAGGCCATCAATGGGGGTCAGGGCTGGGGGCTGCAAAGAAGCCTTCTTGTGGTATTTGCTGGTGTCtgcttcctcttcttcttcatcgtcctctttctcctcttccttttcctcctcctcctcgtcgtcATTTTCCTCCGGCGCTCTTCGTCGGGTCCGCTCACTGCGGTGCTCCTCGTCTCCGTGCTCATCCCCTCCTCGGTCGTGGTCACGCTCCAGGCGAGAGGAtgaggaaaaagagaggaagtCTTGAGCTGAGGACAGGGAGCCGCCGCCTGGGAACAGACAGCAGAGAGTCTAACGTAGCAAACGGACTCAACATGTAATACCTAAAAGGACAGAGCATACCCAAACCAGTAGCAAAAGGTCAAATAAATCACAGTCAGGTGAGCTAAACAAAGGGGCTTATGTATCTGCATGTTGCACTAAAACAAATTCTTCCTTTAACAAACCAGGTTTACGGTCCACAAGGTGGGCAGGGTGcaattaaaaaaaggaaatccGGCGCCGCCCACTTGTTTGTGTTCAGTATAAAATGTTTGAGACAAAAATGGCGGAAAGGTCGTTCTGTAACGATGTTCTGTAAAGCGCTGGGTTAGTACCTGTGTTGAAAGGACTGGAGGAgcaggaagaagaggagcagCTCTTGCCAATGCTTCCTATCTTCTTACTGCGGTGACCCAGCTGGCTGTGAGAGCTCGGCTTTTTCAGCTTGCCCTCGTTTTCCTTGGTGCTGTGGTGACCAGACGACAACTACGACCCAGTGAGGTCAAGGGGGAAAAAGAAGTCATCAAAGATTATAGCCTTAGATTATAGCCACTCATGGATTGGTAAGTAAGTAGCGTTAGAAGGGGCAAACAAGGACCTTGTCTAGATGAACCCATTTTATCAAATGCATCAACATTTACCATTAGTTCAAACTATTCCAAATGGTTATTTTAGCAGAGTGTTAAATGGCAGATATGATGGGTGGATAAGGGGAATCAGGAAGGCCATGTATAATATGtatagaaagacagagtgagaaacagagTAGGGACAGGTGTTTGGTGACTGGGGTTGGATGGGCCTTACCTTGTCCACGCTGCTGGTGAGTGCCGACCCCAGACCGTCAGAGGACTTCTTATGCCACTCTTTCTGCCTCATCTTGTCCTTGTGACTCTGAAGGATATCGAAGGGAGACGCTTTGATCAGTCATGCAAATACGGGACTGAATGGGCGCCAAGCGACTGCTAAGAGATGCATGCACAGTCCCTAATTCCTCACACTCACCCcgatcacacacactcacgcgcaCTCACGTGAACTCACGTGCACTCACCTTCCTGGGTCTGTGGTGGTGGGAGCCGTGTTTTTCCTGGGCAGGGGACGCGGAGTGCCCCCTAGAATGGCTGAAGGAACTGCGTTCTGCGTTCTCCCCGCTGGAGCGCATCTTTTTCTGCTGCATTAACCCCGAGAGGACAAGCAGAGTGTCACTACAGCCAGCAGCAACAGCGCCGGGGACAACTGAACCAGGCCCACTCTAGGACCAACAGGCAAACCGTATAGCAACCACAGGGAAACAGCCAGAGGGGAGATCGCCGCAGGGCATAAGTCTCGTCCAGCCTCGAAAGGCTACGCTTCCTACATTTTCCGGAATGCTCCGGCCTCAACAACCCTCGATTACAAGCTTCTTAAATAGCCAACGCAAAGGACCTCAAGTCTATCTGTTTCACTAGCAAGCCCTGAACAGAAATATTCCAAGGAAGCGCGGGGAGGCCCGGGGATCTTACCATCTTGCTGTAGTGGTGTTTGCAGTAGCCACAGTACTTGACATTGTCGGCCTCGGGGCCTTCCTCTTCGCACAGCAGGCCGGCCATCTGGGCACTGCAAAGGAACAGACCGTGAGACAGGCGGCAGGGGTCAGCGGTCGGCGTGCGCCCTGAAGAAGGCACGTGCGGTTGGggcgtgtgggggggggggcacgcgGAACGCGCTCACCAGGTGACGTGGAAGGCCTGTCGACAGCCCTGGCGGTTGCAGGTCATGCAGGCTCCGCAGGCGGCCTTGCTCTCCCTCCCGTGGTCTTCGCAGATGTAACACGTCTGGGGGGGAAAAGGCGAGCGGAGGGAAACAGTGAATACAGAGGGAGATGGCGGCTTGGGCTCGTCGGACGGCTCGGTGCTTCAGCCTCCGGT
Above is a window of Esox lucius isolate fEsoLuc1 chromosome 9, fEsoLuc1.pri, whole genome shotgun sequence DNA encoding:
- the LOC105021462 gene encoding protein AF-17 isoform X1 → MREMVGGCCVCSDERGWAENPLVYCDGHGCSVAVHQACYGIVQVPTGPWFCRKCESQERAARVRCELCPHKDGALKRTDSGGWAHVVCALYIPEVQFANVLTMEPIVLQYVPHERYIKTCYICEDHGRESKAACGACMTCNRQGCRQAFHVTCAQMAGLLCEEEGPEADNVKYCGYCKHHYSKMQKKMRSSGENAERSSFSHSRGHSASPAQEKHGSHHHRPRKSHKDKMRQKEWHKKSSDGLGSALTSSVDKLSSGHHSTKENEGKLKKPSSHSQLGHRSKKIGSIGKSCSSSSCSSSPFNTGGGSLSSAQDFLSFSSSSRLERDHDRGGDEHGDEEHRSERTRRRAPEENDDEEEEEKEEEKEDDEEEEEADTSKYHKKASLQPPALTPIDGLHGGSSKGHERSEGEASSFETKVTISTFGSIMRITSSSGGLGGSSTKLRKISSSSGDHKPSKALSKPPHLTTPPILEEADLDESRATPPPPLPHRERRHRGNKKSRHGPGRPRGSKNRDRTERRDEEHHHHYHHTTPPHPLTSSSSHFPGSPSLPHTAHSSTLPTSSLSSSSFPSSSTSCSVSFSTGRGNTALGSGIYTSQKEHLSLGGGICSSPLSLGGGISNSPLSLGGGICSSPLSLGGGISSTALSSALLPSHVSTLSLQAVNSAPNMQLHPCSSSSFGLSSSHPFGLSNASALLNHTQTLPESNMDDCRFPCQGNSPRESLSSQSPMSSLPLLFDQREGVGPGVGGRPENVPLSSSHIELLLEKHSNGEMGANIVEMLQSLHSLQQENQRLQDQILSLTAKKERLQLLNVELAVPFPPQTHRSAQGFAPATTHNSFLSSAHDPLSSNKSPLSKSCFLNDTSFITSSEELHSGSPSRSSSSLSFQSTPPPQQSPGSFNQPLLNGLGGRGLTDSLGGQTGSSVVGGLMASLAGSPQLNMNGSLGSLNGVIQLPGQNAPQPPLPALRPQPPPLSQALTQGLQLPKSMSPSSLLSEQQKQQQQLQQFLASQHFTPEQQAVVYQMLQQQRQRELQRLTPTAQSPNLGASPLQSSQGNALFGLQENALHKPGGMGEKGSDKNS
- the LOC105021462 gene encoding protein AF-17 isoform X2, which translates into the protein MREMVGGCCVCSDERGWAENPLVYCDGHGCSVAVHQACYGIVQVPTGPWFCRKCESQERAARVRCELCPHKDGALKRTDSGGWAHVVCALYIPEVQFANVLTMEPIVLQYVPHERYIKTCYICEDHGRESKAACGACMTCNRQGCRQAFHVTCAQMAGLLCEEEGPEADNVKYCGYCKHHYSKMQKKMRSSGENAERSSFSHSRGHSASPAQEKHGSHHHRPRKSHKDKMRQKEWHKKSSDGLGSALTSSVDKLSSGHHSTKENEGKLKKPSSHSQLGHRSKKIGSIGKSCSSSSCSSSPFNTGGGSLSSAQDFLSFSSSSRLERDHDRGGDEHGDEEHRSERTRRRAPEENDDEEEEEKEEEKEDDEEEEEADTSKYHKKASLQPPALTPIDGLHGGSSKGHERSEGEASSFETKVTISTFGSIMRITSSSGGLGGSSTKLRKISSSSGDHKPSKALSKPPHLTTPPILEEADLDESRATPPPPLPHRERRHRGNKKSRHGPGRPRGSKNRDRTERRDEEHHHHYHHTTPPHPLTSSSSHFPGSPSLPHTAHSSTLPTSSLSSSSFPSSSTSCSVSFSTGRGNTALGSGIYTSQKEHLSLGGGICSSPLSLGGGISNSPLSLGGGICSSPLSLGGGISSTALSSALLPSHVSTLSLQAVNSAPNMQLHPCSSSSFGLSSSHPFGLSNASALLNHTQTLPESNMDDCRFPCQGNSPRESLSSQSPMSSLPLLFDQREGVGPGVGGRPENVPLSSSHIELLLEKHSNGEMGANIVEMLQSLHSLQQENQRLQDQILSLTAKKERLQLLNVELAVPFPPQTHRSAQGFAPATTHNSFLSSAHDPLSSNKSPLSKSCFLNDTSFITSSEELHSGSPSRSSSSLSFQSTPPPQQSPGSFNQPLLNGLGGRGLTDSLGGQTGSSVVGGLMASLAGSPQLNMNGSLGSLNGVIQLPGQNAPQPPLPALRPQPPPLSQALTQGLQLPKSMSPSSLLSEQQKQQQQLQQFLASQHFTPQAVVYQMLQQQRQRELQRLTPTAQSPNLGASPLQSSQGNALFGLQENALHKPGGMGEKGSDKNS
- the LOC105021462 gene encoding protein AF-17 isoform X3, producing MREMVGGCCVCSDERGWAENPLVYCDGHGCSVAVHQACYGIVQVPTGPWFCRKCESQERAARVRCELCPHKDGALKRTDSGGWAHVVCALYIPEVQFANVLTMEPIVLQYVPHERYIKTCYICEDHGRESKAACGACMTCNRQGCRQAFHVTCAQMAGLLCEEEGPEADNVKYCGYCKHHYSKMQKKMRSSGENAERSSFSHSRGHSASPAQEKHGSHHHRPRKSHKDKMRQKEWHKKSSDGLGSALTSSVDKLSSGHHSTKENEGKLKKPSSHSQLGHRSKKIGSIGKSCSSSSCSSSPFNTGGGSLSSAQDFLSFSSSSRLERDHDRGGDEHGDEEHRSERTRRRAPEENDDEEEEEKEEEKEDDEEEEEADTSKYHKKASLQPPALTPIDGLHGGSSKGHERSEGEASSFETKVTISTFGSIMRITSSSGGLGGSSTKLRKISSSSGDHKPSKALSKPPHLTTPPILEEADLDESRATPPPPLPHRERRHRGNKKSRHGPGRPRGSKNRDRTERRDEEHHHHYHHTTPPHPLTSSSSHFPGSPSLPHTAHSSTLPTSSLSSSSFPSSSTSCSVSFSTGRGNTALGSGIYTSQKEHLSLGGGICSSPLSLGGGISNSPLSLGGGICSSPLSLGGGISSTALSSALLPSHVSTLSLQAVNSAPNMQLHPCSSSSFGLSSSHPFGLSNASALLNHTQTLPESNMDDCRFPCQGNSPRESLSSQSPMSSLPLLFDQREGVGPGVGGRPENVPLSSSHIELLLEKHSNGEMGANIVEMLQSLHSLQQENQRLQDQILSLTAKKERLQLLNVELAVPFPPQTHRSAQGFAPATTHNSFLSSAHDPLSSNKSPLSKSCFLNDTSFITSSESTPPPQQSPGSFNQPLLNGLGGRGLTDSLGGQTGSSVVGGLMASLAGSPQLNMNGSLGSLNGVIQLPGQNAPQPPLPALRPQPPPLSQALTQGLQLPKSMSPSSLLSEQQKQQQQLQQFLASQHFTPEQQAVVYQMLQQQRQRELQRLTPTAQSPNLGASPLQSSQGNALFGLQENALHKPGGMGEKGSDKNS